The Deinococcus deserti VCD115 region TACCTCCTCGTGAGCGCCATCATGGTTCAGGGCTGCACCAGCAATGCAGGAAAGTCATATCTGGCGGCCGCCCTCTGCCGCATCCTGGCGGACGAGGGCCTGCGGGTCGCCCCCTTTAAGGCCCAGAACATGAGCAACAACGCTGGCGTCACCCCGGCTGGCCTGGAGATGGGCCGCGCCCAGCTGGTGCAGGCCCGCGCCGCACGTGTCATCCCCGACGTTCGCATGAACCCCGTGCTGCTCAAGCCCGAGGCCGATACCCGCTCTCAGGTGGTGCTGCTGGGGAAAGCCAATCCCGAAATCACGGCGCTGCCCTGGCGCGAACGCAAGCCGCAGCTGTGGCCTTATGTTCAGGACAGTCTGCACAGTCTGCTGGATGAGTTCGACGTGGTGGTCATCGAGGGTGCGGGCAGCCCGGCTGAAGTCAACCTGCGCACATCGGACATCGTGAATATGCGGGTGGCCCGGGAGGCCCGCGCTGCGGTGCTGCTTGCCTGCGACATCGACCGTGGCGGGGCGTTTGCCCACCTGCTGGGCACCTGGCATTGCCTGATTCCCGAAGAACGTGAGCTGCTCAAGGGGTTTATCCTCAACCGCTTCAGAGGCGACGCCCGGCTGCTCTCCCCCGCTCCGGAATGGCTGTGCGAGCAGACCGGCGTGCCGACCGTGGGCGTCGTGCCCTGGCTGAACATTCCCTTGCCTGAGGAGGACGGAGTGGCCCTGGAACGTTCTCAGGCGCCGGACGGCCCCGCTGGGTTTGTGGCCATCGCCCGGCTGCCGAGAATGTCCAACCTGGACGAGTTCGCCCCGCTGGGAGAGCGGGCCCGCTGGGTCAGTCGCCCGGAAGAGTTGAGCGGCGCCCAGGCGGTCATCATTCCAGGCAGCAAAAGCACCGCTTCGGATCTGGGCTGGCTGCGGCAGAGTGGGCTGGCCGGAGCGATCACCCGGATGGCAGCAGCGGGCGTGCCGGTGCTGGGCGTCTGCGGGGGCCTGCAGATGCTGGGACGGCGCGTACACGATCCCCACGGTGTCGAAGGCGGGGGCGAAGCCTCAGGACTGGGCCTGCTGGACCTGGAAACCGAATTCGCCTTCGACAAGACCACCCGCCTGACCCACCTCACCGACGCCGAAACCGGCCTTGCTCTGGAGGGTTACGAGATTCATCACGGGCAGACCCGCTCCGGGCCAGGCGTGCAGGAACTCGCACCGGGACTGCTGTGGCGCTCCGGCAACGTGCGCGGCACCTACCTGCACGGTCTGCTGGAAAATCCGGCCTACCTGGAGCGCTTCCTGGGCTGGGCCGGGTTGCCGGCGCCAGTGGGACTTGACAGTCTGGACGCCCGGCTCGACGCCATTGCCGGTCAGGTGAAAGCCAGCCTGGACTGGCCGTACGTGCAGGCCCTGCTGTGAAGAGCCGGATCGTGTTCGTGACCGGAGGCGCACGCAGCGGGAAGAGTGCCTTTGCCGAACGCTACGCGGCCCGTTCAGGTCAGCTGGTCACCTACCTGGCCACCGCCCAGGCCTTCGACGAGGAAATGAAAGACCGCATTTCGCGCCACCGGTCAGAGCGCCCCGCGGACTGGCCTACGCGCGAAGAGCCGCTGGACGTGCCCGCTGCCCTGAACGCGGTGTCCACCCCCACAGTCCTGCTCGATTGCCTGAGCCTGTGGGCCAGCAACCTGATGTTCGCCGGGCACTCTGACGACGGCATCCTGGCACAGACCACCCAGTTGCTGGAAGCTGCGCGCGCCCGGCCCGGCACTACTATTCTCGTGACCAATGAAGTCGGATTCGGCATCGTGCCGGACAACGCCCTGGCCCGCCGCTACCGTGACGTCCTGGGCTGGGTCAACCAGCGCTGCGCTGCGGCCAGTGACGAGGCGTATCTGGTGGTCAGCGGGCTGACACTGACCCTGAAAGGAACTCCCTATGACCATTTCTGACCTGGCTTCCACCACCATGTCCACCCTGATTCAGGCCGTTCAGCCTGCTGATGCCGCGGCCATGAATGCCGCCCGGACGCGGCAGACGCAGCTCACCAAACCAGCTGGCGCCCTGGGGGACCTTGAAGAGCTGGCTGTGCGACTGGCTGGAGTCTTCGGCACCGACCGTCCCCACCCACGTGGAGTTGCCGTGATCGTGGCTGCCGGAGACCATGGCGTGGCAGCTGACGGAGTCAGTGCGTACCCGGCGGAGGTGACGCCAGCCATGGTGGCCAACTTCCTGGCCGATACGCCAGCTGGTCCGGGCGGCGCAGCGGTCAATGCCCTGGCCCGCACGGTCGGCGCGCGGGTCTATGTCATGGACGCAGGCGTAAACGCCGATCTGCCGAAGCACCCGGCCCTGGTGCGCGCTGCCCGGCGGCGTGGCACGAGGAATCTACGCATCGAGGCTGCCATGACCCGGGAGGAGACAGAAGCCTTGATTCTCGCTGGCGCGGCGCTGGCCCGGCAGGCGATTGCAAACGGCGCCGACCTGCTGATTCCTGGCGAGATGGGCATCGGCAACACCACGCCCGCCGCGGCCCTGACGGCCCGGCTGCTGGGTCTGGACGCGGCCGAGGTGACGGGCCGCGGCACAGGTGTGGACGATGACCGGCTGTCTCATAAGGTGAATGTGATCCGCGAGGCGCTGGCCCGGACAGACGCGAGCGACCCGCTGGAAGTTCTGGCCGAATTTGGCGGTTTCGAGATAGCAGCCATGCTGGGCGTGATGCTTCAGGCCGCGGCACTGCGCCGGGCGGTGATCCTCGACGGCTTTGTGGAAGGGTCGGCAGCGCTGGTGGGTGTTGCCCTGGCCCCGGCACTGCGTGACTACCTGTTTCCTGCTGGAGAGTGCGCAGAGGCAGGTCACGCGGCACAGTTGGAGTTTCTTAACCTCTCCCCCATGTTCCGCCTTGGCCTGCGATTGGGTGAAGGTACTGGAGGCGTGCTGGCCGCCCCTTTGCTGCTGTCAGCGGCAGCAACCCTGCGAGAAATGCGGACTTTTGCGGAGGCAGGAATCCCGACCTGAGGCGAAACATCACGTGAAATTTTGCACAGTAGGCGCCTGATTAGACAAGGTACGGTGGGCCCTACGCACTCTCCAACAGGTCGTGGCCACCGTGTTCCGCACGGGGTTAGGCCAGCATTCCCTGAACTCCCTCAATGGAGTGCTGGTGGTCAGGCTCTCCCTCACAGGGACCTGTTCGCCCCGGAGTCCTATGACGAAGCGCGCCTCTTCCCTGGTTCTGCTCGCTCCCCTGGTCCTCGCCCCCCTGCTCGCGGCCTGCAGTTCCGGTCAGCCCGAGAGCGTCGCCACCTCCCCGTCTCCTGCCCAGCACGCAGTCGGTCCTCTCCTGGCAGGCCCTGAGGCAGGGAGACAGCGGCCGTGATGTCGTAACCCTGCAGTACCTGCTGCGTTACCGCGGCTATAGCCTGAGCGTAGACGGTGCCTTCGGGCCCGGTACCGACAGCGCAGTTCGCAGCTTCCAGAGCAGCAGAGGCCTGGTGGTGGACGGCATTGTGGGGGGAAACACCTGGGAAAAACTGATTGCCACTGTGCAGCAGGGAGACAGCAACACTGCTGTGCGGGCTGTGCAGGATCAGCTGCGCAATGGCTACGGCTACGGCAGTGTCACGATCGACGGGGTTTTCGGCAGCGGCACCAACTCTGCCGTAAGGGACTTTCAGAGCAAACGTGGCCTCGGCGTGGACGGAGTCGTAGGCCTGAATACCTGGCACAGCCTGGTCACCGGGAGCAGCACCGGAGGCACTGGCACCACCGCCAGTCTGGCCAATCAGATCCTGAACAACACCCGCATTACCCTGGGGACCAGCAGCAGCACCAGCGGCGGCAGCCCACGTCAGTACATCGTGGACACCGCCAATGGGCTTCCGGCCAAACGTGGCTGTGCCAGCAACGCCAACTGCGGCCTGACGGTGTACCTGAAGCGCTCGATGCTGCAGGGCATGCTGAACATGGCCAACGCGGGCAACCGCTTTTACATCACGTCGGTTGCTGGTGGCGTGCACTCCACCTACTCGGACCATTACGCTGGTCTGGCACTGGACATCGGCATCTGGAACGGCACCAGCCTTTCGACCCCCAACAGCGCGCACACCGCCGCACGCAACGCCTGCATCGCGGCGGGATCTGATCCGAGCCAGACGTTTAACGCCTATAACGACGCTTCCGGCGGTCACAACAATCACGTCCACTGCGCCTGGAACTGAAGCTCAGAAGCCGGGACAGGTGCTCTGACCCCCTGCCTGCCCGGCAGCCAAACCCATCCATAGGGTTTTCGGCAACTTGTGGAACAGGGCGCCGTCCTGCCCTCACGGTCCATAAGCCCCCCAAGGAGCACCATGAACACATTGTTGACACGCCGTGACCTGTTGCGGTGGGGCGCCCTGCTGGGAGGCAGCACTCTGCTCGCGAGCTGCGGTCTGCAGGCCCCACCCATGGCTGACTTGCCTCTGAACACGCAGGCAGTTACTGCACCAAGCATTTCCAGCACGTCCACCTGGAAGGCCCAGGCGCCCAGAGAGGCCATCACGCTGCTGAGTGCGCGGCCCACCCGCATTATCGTTCACCATACCGCCAGTGCCAATGTCACCGACTACTCGCAGGCCCAGGCGTTTACCCTGGCGCGTTCTATCCAGCAGAGCCATTTCGACCGGGGCTGGATTGATTCCGGCCAGCAGTTCACCATCAGCCGGGGAGGCTACGTCGTCGAAGGACGCCACCGCAGCCTCGAAGCGGCCCAGGGCGGCACCCATCATGTACGCGGTGCTCACTGTGACGGATTTAACGACGTGGCCGTGGGCATCGAGAACGAAGGCACCTACATGACAGTTTCGCCGCCCGCTGGCCAGTACTCGGCGCTGGTGAGTCTGTGCGCGTGGCTGTGTCAGCACTACGGCATTCCGGCCACCGAACTCTACGGGCACCGGGATTTCAACACCACGGCCTGCCCAGGAGATCTGCTGTACGGTCAGCTGCCTCAGCTGCGGCGGGATGTGGCCACCCGGCTGGGCGTCACCGTCAGAATCTGGCCCACCACCCGCAGCGGCCAGACAGGCGAACGTGTTCGCAGCGCCCAGCGCCTGCTGGTCTCTCATGGGCAGAGCCTGACCGCCGACGGCAGCTACGGACCAGCCACAGCCAGCGCAGTCAGCGCCTTCCAGAGCGGCGCCGGGCTGACGCCAGACGGTGTCATCGGATCAGCCACCTGGGAGCGGCTGATCCGCACGGTGCGCCGCGGCGACAGCGGGCCGGCCGTACAGGCGGCGCAGGGCCAGCTCGCCGCCCGGGGGTATGGAGTGACAGCAGACGGAGTTTTTGGTGCTGGGACTGAGTCCGCGGTCCGAAGTTTCCAGTCCAGCCGTGGCCTGACCTCAGACGGCATTGTCGGGCCCAACACCTGGCATGCGCTGGAAAGCTGATCCGGACTGCCTGACACACAGGACTTCATCCAAACAGAGCGCTTTTTCTGGGCCCGCGTCCCTTCCAACGCACCGGGGGTAACCGGCTGGTGACAAACCAGCCCTCAGGTAAAGACTGTTCCAACATTCCCGTCACCGCTCTCCCCTGGCCAAAGGGAGTTGGGGCGGTCGACCTGACGAGGTCAACCATGAAGTTTCGCTGCCTTGCCCTCCTGCTCCCATTCCTCCTTGCAGCCTGCTCCAGGCAGGCACAGGTTCTACCTGCTGATCTGGCAGGCTCCCCAAAAACCACGCCCCCGACCCTGCGCGCGCAGTCCACCGGCTACTGGGTGTCCGGCACATACTCGAATGCCTACGGCGCGCGGTACTACCGCCTATGGGTGCCAGCCGGGTATGACGGCACCACTGCGCGCCCCGTGATGGTCATGCTGCATGGCTGCAAGCAGGACGGCTACGACTTCGCGGCCGGCACTCGCATGAATGCCCTCGCTGACGCCCGGAACTTTCTTGTGTTGTATCCCGAGCAGGGGACGGCCTACAACAGCTACGACTGCTGGAACTGGTTTTACGACGTCAACCAGCGCCGCGGTTCAGGCGAGCCGTCAATTATCGCTGGCATGATCTCACTGGTCAAAAGCAAGTACCGCGTGGATGCTGCCCGCGTGGGCGTGGCTGGGCTGTCCGCTGGCGCCGCCATGGCCAACATCATGGGCTGCACCTATCCTGATCACATCCGCAAGGTAGCCGCGTTTGCAGGTGTGATGTACCGGGGCGCCATTTCAGCCACGGGCGCGACCAGCACCATGAGCTCCGGCAGTCCGTACGACCCGAACGAACGTGGCACCTCCTGCTACAACGAGATGAGCACCAGTAAGCGCGTGATGCCGACCCTGTTGTTCCACGGTAGCTCTGACGGTACCGTCAGTATCACCAACACGCACCAGACCGGCGCGCAATGGGCCCAGACCAGCGACCTGGCCTACGACAGCCTGGATGACAGCGACATCGATAACACCGCAGACGCCAGTGCCAGCGGCACGGCCTGCCGCTCGTACACCCGCTACGACTATAGAAACAGTGCCACGGGGGGCACCGTCATGCAGAAGTACATCATCAGCGGTCTGGGGCATGCCTGGTCGGGCGGAAGCACCGCCGGGTCCTATGCCGATCCGTGCGGACCGGACGCCAGCACACTGGTGGCTAACTTTTTCGGCTTTTGAGCGCCCTGACACATCCAGCTGGACATACGGCAGGCCCTCTTCCTGTTGACTCTGCCCGGAGTCAGCTGCCGGTCCGGGCTGACAGAAGGCTGACAGACCAGTGACGCCCGCCTGACAAACGTCAGGCACTCTGTCAGGCATGAAGAAGACCTTCCTCATGGGCCTGGCCCTGATGATGACCGCCTCCGCTGCCAGCGCCCAGAGTCTCACTGGCGCTGGGGCCAGCTTCCCCTATCCCCTGTACAGCAAGATGTTCGCCGAATACAAGAAAGACAAAGGCGTGGACGTGAACTATCAGTCGGTGGGCTCTGGTTCCGGCCAGAAGCAGATCACCGAACGCACCGTGGACTTCGCCGGCAGCGACAACCCCATGAGCGACGAACAGCTCAAGGCCGCGCCGGACAAACTGCTGCACATTCCCACCGCTATCGGCGCAGTTGTGCCCGCCTACAACCTGCCCGGCGTGACCGAGCCGGTCAAGTTCACCGGACAGGTCCTGGCTGACATCTACCTGGGCAAGATCCGCCTCTGGAACGACAAGAAGATCGCTGCCCTCAACCCCGGAGTTACCCTGCCCCCACTGCCTATTCAGGTGGCACGCCGCAGTGACGGTTCCGGCACCACCTACGTGTTCGCCGACTACCTGGCCAAGATGAGCAGCGAGTGGAAAAGCAAGGTGGGCGTGGGCAACAGCCTGCAGTGGCCAGTGGGCACCGGCGCCAAAGGCAACGACGGCGTGGCCGGCATCGTGAAAAGCACGCCCGGCTCCATCGGTTACGTGGAACTGGTGTATGCCAAGCAGAACAAGCTGACCTACGGCAGCCTGCGCAACCGCGCCGGTAAGTTCATTCTGGCCGACAACGGTCCTGCCAGCCTCGCCGCACAGGGCGTGGTCATTCCGGCCGACACCCGCGTGAGCATCACCAACAGCGCCAATGCCGGCGCCTACCCGATTGCCAGCTTCACCTACGTGATCTTCTACCAGGACCAGAAGTACGGTAACCGCACCGAAGCGCAGGCCAAGGCACTCAAGAACCTGCTGTCCTGGATGGTCTCCACCGGCCAGCAGTACAACGAGGCGCTGGATTACGCCAAGCTTCCGTCCACGGTCGCCAGCAAGGCACGCAGCATCATTGGCAAGATGACGTACGGCGGCAAGAAAATCTAAATCTCCCGCACTTCCACGGGGCGGCCTCCAACGCGGGGCCGCCCATTGCCGTGGTCTCCAGACACCTTCCCCGGCCAGGTTCCGGCCTATGCCTGAAGCCCTGACGTTTCCCTGACCTGCGTCCTATGAACTGTAGCCACCCACTCCGGAGGGGACCACACGCCCATGACCCAACCCACCAATCCCCAACCCACCAATCCCCAACCCACCACGACCCCGCCGTCCCGCGCCCGGCTATCGAGCCGCAGTGACCGGGCCTTCGAACTGGTGATCCTGGCGCTGTCCAGCATCATCGTGCTGGTTTTTGTGCTGAGCCTGTACCTGCTGGGCAAGGAGTCGTGGCCGGCGCTGCAGCGCTTTGGCCTGGAGTTCTTTACGCAGCGCACCTGGAACCCGGTGAACAGTCAGTTTGGAGCCGCCGCTATGATTGCAGGCACCCTGGTGACCAGTCTGGTGGCGCTGATCATCAGCGTTCCGCTGGCCATCGCCAGTGCGCTGTTTGTGGCGGAGTACGCTCCAAAATGGCTGGCCAATCCGGTCGGCTACCTTATTGAACTGCTGGCTGCGGTGCCCAGTGTGGTGTACGGCCTGTGGGCCCTGTTTGTGGTCGCACCGATCCTGGGGCGCTGGCAGACCAGCTTCTTCGTCAATCCGGAGAACCTGCAGCTGCTGACCCGCTGTCAGGACCTGTGGAACAACAACCAGACCACCCTCCAGTGCTTCTTTGTGCCGCCCAGTGCCAGCGGGCGCGGCCTGGCGCTGGCCATTGTGATTCTGACGGTCATGATCCTGCCGTATACCGCGTCGGTGGCGCGTGACGTGATCCGGCTGGTGCCGCAGGACCAGCGTGAAGCGATGTACGCGCTGGGAGCGACCAAGTGGGAAGTGATCAGCCGCGCGATTCTGCCCTACGCCCGCGCCGGCATCATGGGCGGCGTGATCCTGGCCCTGGGCCGCGCGCTCGGCG contains the following coding sequences:
- a CDS encoding peptidoglycan recognition protein family protein produces the protein MNTLLTRRDLLRWGALLGGSTLLASCGLQAPPMADLPLNTQAVTAPSISSTSTWKAQAPREAITLLSARPTRIIVHHTASANVTDYSQAQAFTLARSIQQSHFDRGWIDSGQQFTISRGGYVVEGRHRSLEAAQGGTHHVRGAHCDGFNDVAVGIENEGTYMTVSPPAGQYSALVSLCAWLCQHYGIPATELYGHRDFNTTACPGDLLYGQLPQLRRDVATRLGVTVRIWPTTRSGQTGERVRSAQRLLVSHGQSLTADGSYGPATASAVSAFQSGAGLTPDGVIGSATWERLIRTVRRGDSGPAVQAAQGQLAARGYGVTADGVFGAGTESAVRSFQSSRGLTSDGIVGPNTWHALES
- the pstS gene encoding phosphate ABC transporter substrate-binding protein PstS, translating into MKKTFLMGLALMMTASAASAQSLTGAGASFPYPLYSKMFAEYKKDKGVDVNYQSVGSGSGQKQITERTVDFAGSDNPMSDEQLKAAPDKLLHIPTAIGAVVPAYNLPGVTEPVKFTGQVLADIYLGKIRLWNDKKIAALNPGVTLPPLPIQVARRSDGSGTTYVFADYLAKMSSEWKSKVGVGNSLQWPVGTGAKGNDGVAGIVKSTPGSIGYVELVYAKQNKLTYGSLRNRAGKFILADNGPASLAAQGVVIPADTRVSITNSANAGAYPIASFTYVIFYQDQKYGNRTEAQAKALKNLLSWMVSTGQQYNEALDYAKLPSTVASKARSIIGKMTYGGKKI
- a CDS encoding cobyric acid synthase, coding for MVQGCTSNAGKSYLAAALCRILADEGLRVAPFKAQNMSNNAGVTPAGLEMGRAQLVQARAARVIPDVRMNPVLLKPEADTRSQVVLLGKANPEITALPWRERKPQLWPYVQDSLHSLLDEFDVVVIEGAGSPAEVNLRTSDIVNMRVAREARAAVLLACDIDRGGAFAHLLGTWHCLIPEERELLKGFILNRFRGDARLLSPAPEWLCEQTGVPTVGVVPWLNIPLPEEDGVALERSQAPDGPAGFVAIARLPRMSNLDEFAPLGERARWVSRPEELSGAQAVIIPGSKSTASDLGWLRQSGLAGAITRMAAAGVPVLGVCGGLQMLGRRVHDPHGVEGGGEASGLGLLDLETEFAFDKTTRLTHLTDAETGLALEGYEIHHGQTRSGPGVQELAPGLLWRSGNVRGTYLHGLLENPAYLERFLGWAGLPAPVGLDSLDARLDAIAGQVKASLDWPYVQALL
- a CDS encoding peptidoglycan-binding domain-containing protein, translating into MVDGIVGGNTWEKLIATVQQGDSNTAVRAVQDQLRNGYGYGSVTIDGVFGSGTNSAVRDFQSKRGLGVDGVVGLNTWHSLVTGSSTGGTGTTASLANQILNNTRITLGTSSSTSGGSPRQYIVDTANGLPAKRGCASNANCGLTVYLKRSMLQGMLNMANAGNRFYITSVAGGVHSTYSDHYAGLALDIGIWNGTSLSTPNSAHTAARNACIAAGSDPSQTFNAYNDASGGHNNHVHCAWN
- the pstC gene encoding phosphate ABC transporter permease subunit PstC, translated to MTQPTNPQPTNPQPTTTPPSRARLSSRSDRAFELVILALSSIIVLVFVLSLYLLGKESWPALQRFGLEFFTQRTWNPVNSQFGAAAMIAGTLVTSLVALIISVPLAIASALFVAEYAPKWLANPVGYLIELLAAVPSVVYGLWALFVVAPILGRWQTSFFVNPENLQLLTRCQDLWNNNQTTLQCFFVPPSASGRGLALAIVILTVMILPYTASVARDVIRLVPQDQREAMYALGATKWEVISRAILPYARAGIMGGVILALGRALGETLAVAMVIGDSQDILKSIWGNASTMASVIANQFGDAQETLHRSSVVTLGFALFFLSVLVNFVARLVIARLTPQGIK
- the cobT gene encoding nicotinate-nucleotide--dimethylbenzimidazole phosphoribosyltransferase; translation: MTISDLASTTMSTLIQAVQPADAAAMNAARTRQTQLTKPAGALGDLEELAVRLAGVFGTDRPHPRGVAVIVAAGDHGVAADGVSAYPAEVTPAMVANFLADTPAGPGGAAVNALARTVGARVYVMDAGVNADLPKHPALVRAARRRGTRNLRIEAAMTREETEALILAGAALARQAIANGADLLIPGEMGIGNTTPAAALTARLLGLDAAEVTGRGTGVDDDRLSHKVNVIREALARTDASDPLEVLAEFGGFEIAAMLGVMLQAAALRRAVILDGFVEGSAALVGVALAPALRDYLFPAGECAEAGHAAQLEFLNLSPMFRLGLRLGEGTGGVLAAPLLLSAAATLREMRTFAEAGIPT
- the cobU gene encoding bifunctional adenosylcobinamide kinase/adenosylcobinamide-phosphate guanylyltransferase; protein product: MKSRIVFVTGGARSGKSAFAERYAARSGQLVTYLATAQAFDEEMKDRISRHRSERPADWPTREEPLDVPAALNAVSTPTVLLDCLSLWASNLMFAGHSDDGILAQTTQLLEAARARPGTTILVTNEVGFGIVPDNALARRYRDVLGWVNQRCAAASDEAYLVVSGLTLTLKGTPYDHF
- a CDS encoding alpha/beta hydrolase family esterase, translated to MKFRCLALLLPFLLAACSRQAQVLPADLAGSPKTTPPTLRAQSTGYWVSGTYSNAYGARYYRLWVPAGYDGTTARPVMVMLHGCKQDGYDFAAGTRMNALADARNFLVLYPEQGTAYNSYDCWNWFYDVNQRRGSGEPSIIAGMISLVKSKYRVDAARVGVAGLSAGAAMANIMGCTYPDHIRKVAAFAGVMYRGAISATGATSTMSSGSPYDPNERGTSCYNEMSTSKRVMPTLLFHGSSDGTVSITNTHQTGAQWAQTSDLAYDSLDDSDIDNTADASASGTACRSYTRYDYRNSATGGTVMQKYIISGLGHAWSGGSTAGSYADPCGPDASTLVANFFGF